A region from the Bactrocera dorsalis isolate Fly_Bdor chromosome 1, ASM2337382v1, whole genome shotgun sequence genome encodes:
- the LOC105221765 gene encoding protein cup isoform X1 produces the protein MTEPSYMDTKITHVMKKLENNNSECMKNVPEIHVVEEVANEVVKESLEMEGGCENITHTPVRKNFEIPPPPPPTPVHDRISTKCAEDIKHNSVLQFKIMQEAKDAIKILEEDCGVVIQSGMNDHCAEEEISEDISNNDTLALENTRKLVTDREDDRTASSKMEPLEKAKEAIPHSSILKILAEAAPSPNGDETLKIPIIENESTSATEAPLLPTLAIVEYRSAFEMCAKQLTVAEARSARVHRLLDKCIKTNSPVYATAIPLPPPSNSNQNSVSAENVTLHNDICSGNKSKQFSKTDTHNYNHHRNDDEAMPLHMLPARSSTPYTQQTLSCSVVNCDLALISEQVSPLSETDDEKEPLIMKLRQMTPQTQRKSKMLSISKSAPVISQHLDETKLCKSKSLEKSNCFTSYSRASLLHIRNELLNIHHSHNKHPTKKRSVPNIVDCDVIELEARLRRLNIWKPETFEENMSGRKHQWARSNDMMPAFFKNKNILDESIIKSQPPQPELKDSAIITNQRRIGSGRLPKVKWANSVGTDNPQSCEKDANNNTPTNNDISSKLRLLKLFETSKVDNMRHDKNAIRPALSALTGLGKNADRAATSSSSSANTNNANYVKRLTSGYLVVTNSKDRVKEDNDHHRYKNEEPEWFSCGPTSRLDTIELCGFDDDEEQLGNKTDHNDNKILNENDDAKENRNENANMALKNNTSARNSQQQGFKCESNNGKGNSKSLQDSVELQEERKSISFQYDKFSGGANKTMQRQYGGGSESNGHNSSGRSRFIPFFAAGGKKTHDRIEKNGSSTSLNEFFKQALNVQQSTDQQKQQQKQTQQHQKTALNSNMNLGDIPLVDELEAKWRRNSLTEHTQHNSNINMENKNYKYKNFSHKQNQDNMQDSNNNVLLQNSENFKQLLGKLQTNNNKNVQNKQSTTNTTKTNGKGDGQNSSTFQQQTANQFCSENITNFIFKQQQYQQQQLLLANLHMKAILSRPEAQYLLLGLAKGDISKHGLLVQLSNPRLPQRDREAITAVLTFTSTQQTHGLQTQFPHTQHQQQPTFHNQQTHPFDSFSNNMVINQLQNLQNLALVQQTLAVQQQQQQHQQQQQQQHNSNQRNPFALQPMTTEELQNHTKLIMQNALAKRKFEEQQSNILGMQKILQLNAVATAAAAAAAVTVNKQHQQQHSQLPNQNRMPTGIAAAATGHNGSHVNRTSVGSGNRRLQALQNLFNDSNGMVDAMDVVSSKNAFTNGFHPSKSQSYHNGAGVYRNTSYGNVNSMPAISRRRSFPSRFSNANGGNSVQTGSMKCNNSDTDFQQQQQPQQSVSSVETTDSHTGNQSRYNNYNNKNNSNNNSQVALEITIGAQEAQQQQQQPTVLSTGVDERH, from the exons ATGACTGAGCCATCATATATGGATACTAAAATAACACATGTTATGAAAAAACTAGAAAACAATAACTCTGAATGCATGAAAAACGTTCCAGAGATTCATGTTGTGGAAGAGGTTGCGAATGAAGTGGTTAAAGAATCTTTGGAAATGGAAGGAGGTTGTGAAAATATTACCCATACTCCAGTAAGAAAGAATTTCGAGAttccaccaccaccgccaccaacACCAGTTCATGACAGGATTTCCACCAAGTGTGCCGAAGATATAAAGCACAATTCTGTattgcaatttaaaattatgcaagAAGCAAAagatgcaataaaaattttggaagaAGATTGCGGAGTAGTAATACAATCTGGAATGAATGATCATTGTGCTGAAGAAGAAATCTCGGAAGATATCAGTAATAATGACACGCTGGCATTAGAAAATACCAGAAAATTAGTAACTGACCGAGAAGACGACCGAACGGCATCTTCAAAG ATGGAACCGCTAGAAAAGGCCAAGGAGGCAATACCTCATTCAAGTATTTTAAAGATATTAGCGGAAGCAGCACCTTCACCCAATGGCGATGAAACGCTAAAAATTCCAATTATTGAAAATGAATCAACGTCGGCAACAGAAGCACCGCTACTACCAACCCTTGCTATAGTTGAATATCGTTCGGCATTTGAAATGTGCGCCAAACAACTTACCGTTGCAGAAGCACGTTCTGCAAGAGTCCATCGTCTATTAGATAAATGTATTAAGACTAATTCACCTGTATATGCTACTGCAATACCATTACCACCACCTTCAAATTCGAATCAGAATTCGGTATCCGCCGAAAATGTGACATTGCATAATGATATTTGCTCTGGCAATAAATCAAAGCAGTTTTCCAAAACTGACACACATAACTACAATCATCATCGAAATGACGATGAGGCTATGCCATTGCATATGCTACCAGCACGTTCCTCCACCCCTTATACTCAACAGACATTGTCTTGTTCTGTTGTTAATTGTGATTTAGCGCTAATTAGCGAACAGGTTAGCCCTTTGAGTGAAACTGACGATGAGAAAGAGCCATTAATAATGAAACTACGACAAATGACTCCACAAACGCAACGTAAATCAAAAAtgctttcaatttcaaaatcaGCACCCGTAATTAGTCAACATTTGGATGAGACCAAACTTTGCAAATCTAAATCATTGGAGAAATCTAATTGTTTCACAAGCTATAGTCGTGCAAGTTTACTTCATATACGCaatgaattattaaatatacatcATTCACATAATAAACATCCTACAAAAAAACGCAGTGTGCCAAATATCGTAGATTGCGATGTCATCGAATTAGAGGCGCGATTACGTCGGCTTAATATTTGGAAACCTGAAACTTTTGAGGAAAACATGAGTGGCCGTAAACATCAGTGGGCACGAAGTAATGACATGATGCctgcattttttaaaaataaaaacatattggaTGAGTCGATTATAAAAAGTCAGCCCCCACAGCCAGAACTTAAG GACTCTGCTATAATAACAAATCAACGTCGTATTGGTAGCGGTAGATTACCCAAAGTTAAATGGGCAAATTCAGTGGGAACCGACAATCCTCAATCCTGCGAAAAAGATGCCAACAATAATACGCCAACTAACAACGATATTTCAAGTAAGCTTAGGCTTCTTAAGCTTTTTGAAACAAGTAAAGTTGATAATATGCGCCATGATAAGAATGCAATTAGACCGGCATTATCAGCACTAACAGGTCTTGGCAAGAATGCAGATCGCGCCGCtacgtcgtcgtcgtcgtcagcTAATACCAATAATGCCAATTATGTAAAGCGTTTAACGTCAGGCTATTTGGTTGTTACGAATTCTAAAGATCGTGTGAAAGAAGATAACGACCACCATCGTTATAAAAATGAGGAACCGGAATGGTTTAGTTGTGGTCCCACTTCGCGTCTAGACACGATTGAATTGTGTGGTTTTGATGATGATGAAGAGCAGCTGGGCAACAAGACGGACCATAATGATAATAAgattttgaatgaaaatgatGATGCCAAAGAAAATCGtaacgaaaatgcaaatatG GCTTTAAAGAACAATACTTCAGCACGAAATTCGCAACAACAGGGCTTCAAGTGTGAATCAAACAATGGCAAAGGAAACAGTAAATCTCTACAAGACAGTGTCGAATTGCAGGAAGAACGAAAATCTATTTCCTTTCAGTATGACAAATTTTCAGGAGGTGCAAACAAAACAATGCAACGTCAGTACGGTGGCGGTAGTGAGAGTAATGGACATAATTCAAGTGGTCGTTCAAGATTCATACCATTTTTTGCGGCAGGTGGCAAAAAGACGCACGACCGTATTGAAAAGAATGGCTCATCAACATCGTTGAATGAATTTTTCAAGCAGGCCTTGAATGTACAGCAAtcaactgatcaacagaaacaacaacaaaagcagacacaacaacaccaaaaaacggcattaaattcaaatatgaATTTGGGCGATATCCCTTTGGTGGATGAATTGGAGGCTAAGTGGCGTCGTAATTCTTTGACTGAACATACTCAACATAACAGCAATATTAACatggaaaataaaaactataaatacaaaaattttagtcaCAAACAGAATCAAGATAATATGCAAGACTCAAATAATAATGTATTATtacaaaattctgaaaatttcaaacaattgcTGGGCAAATTGCaaactaataataacaaaaatgtccaaaacaaacaatcaacaacaaacacaacgaaGACAAATGGCAAAGGCGACGGACAGAATTCATCAACAtttcaacaacaaacagcaaatCAATTTTGCAgtgaaaatattactaattttatatttaaacagcagcaatatcaacaacaacaacttttgctTGCAAATTTACATATGAAAGCTATTTTAAGCCGTCCGGAAGCACAATATCTTTTGCTGGGTTTAGCCAAAG gtGATATTTCTAAGCATGGCCTACTTGTTCAACTATCTAATCCGCGTTTGCCGCAACGTGATCGTGAGGCAATAACTGCAGTCCTCACATTCACCTCGACACAGCAAACGCACGGATTACAAACGCAATTTCCACATACACAGCACCAGCAGCAACCAACTTTCCACAATCAACAGACGCATCCATTTGATTCCTTTTCCAATAATATGGTGATAAATCAGttgcaaaatttacaaaatttggcattaGTGCAGCAAACATTGGcagtacaacaacagcaacaacaacatcagcagcagcaacagcaacaacacaatagCAATCAGCGTAATCCATTTGCGTTGCAACCAATGACCACGGAAGAGCTACAAAATCACAccaaattaataatgcaaaatgCATTGGCAAAACGAAAATTTGAAGAGCAACAATCGAATATATTAGGTATGCAAAAGATATTGCAATTAAATGCAGTAGCTACggccgctgctgctgcagctgcaGTGACAGTTAATAAACAGCATCAGCAGCAGCACTCACAGCTACCAAATCAAAATCGTATGCCAACCGGTATAGCAGCAGCAGCTACCGGACATAACGGTAGTCATGTCAATCGTACAAGTGTCGGTAGTGGCAATCGAAGACTGCAAGCATTGCAGAATCTTTTTAACGATTCGAATGGCATGGTCGACGCTATGGATGTAGTATCATCCAAAAATGCGTTCACTAATGGTTTCCATCCATCCAAATCGCAATCTTATCATAATGGCGCTGGCGTCTATCGCAATACGAGCTATGGCAATGTCAATAGCATGCCGGCGATTTCTCGACGACGTTCCTTTCCGAGCAGATTTTCGAATGCGAATGGTGGGAATTCTGTGCAAACAGGTTCCATGAAATGCAATAATTCAGACACAGATttccagcaacagcaacaaccacaacaatcTGTATCGTCAGTAGAGACGACTGACAGCCATACAGGAAATCAGAGTCGttataataattacaacaataaaaataattcaaacaatAATAGTCAGGTAGCGTTGGAGATTACAATTGGCGCACAAGAggcgcagcaacagcaacaacaaccaaccgTACTGtcaacaggtgtcg
- the LOC105221765 gene encoding protein cup isoform X2, which produces MTEPSYMDTKITHVMKKLENNNSECMKNVPEIHVVEEVANEVVKESLEMEGGCENITHTPVRKNFEIPPPPPPTPVHDRISTKCAEDIKHNSVLQFKIMQEAKDAIKILEEDCGVVIQSGMNDHCAEEEISEDISNNDTLALENTRKLVTDREDDRTASSKMEPLEKAKEAIPHSSILKILAEAAPSPNGDETLKIPIIENESTSATEAPLLPTLAIVEYRSAFEMCAKQLTVAEARSARVHRLLDKCIKTNSPVYATAIPLPPPSNSNQNSVSAENVTLHNDICSGNKSKQFSKTDTHNYNHHRNDDEAMPLHMLPARSSTPYTQQTLSCSVVNCDLALISEQVSPLSETDDEKEPLIMKLRQMTPQTQRKSKMLSISKSAPVISQHLDETKLCKSKSLEKSNCFTSYSRASLLHIRNELLNIHHSHNKHPTKKRSVPNIVDCDVIELEARLRRLNIWKPETFEENMSGRKHQWARSNDMMPAFFKNKNILDESIIKSQPPQPELKDSAIITNQRRIGSGRLPKVKWANSVGTDNPQSCEKDANNNTPTNNDISSKLRLLKLFETSKVDNMRHDKNAIRPALSALTGLGKNADRAATSSSSSANTNNANYVKRLTSGYLVVTNSKDRVKEDNDHHRYKNEEPEWFSCGPTSRLDTIELCGFDDDEEQLGNKTDHNDNKILNENDDAKENRNENANMALKNNTSARNSQQQGFKCESNNGKGNSKSLQDSVELQEERKSISFQYDKFSGGANKTMQRQYGGGSESGKKTHDRIEKNGSSTSLNEFFKQALNVQQSTDQQKQQQKQTQQHQKTALNSNMNLGDIPLVDELEAKWRRNSLTEHTQHNSNINMENKNYKYKNFSHKQNQDNMQDSNNNVLLQNSENFKQLLGKLQTNNNKNVQNKQSTTNTTKTNGKGDGQNSSTFQQQTANQFCSENITNFIFKQQQYQQQQLLLANLHMKAILSRPEAQYLLLGLAKGDISKHGLLVQLSNPRLPQRDREAITAVLTFTSTQQTHGLQTQFPHTQHQQQPTFHNQQTHPFDSFSNNMVINQLQNLQNLALVQQTLAVQQQQQQHQQQQQQQHNSNQRNPFALQPMTTEELQNHTKLIMQNALAKRKFEEQQSNILGMQKILQLNAVATAAAAAAAVTVNKQHQQQHSQLPNQNRMPTGIAAAATGHNGSHVNRTSVGSGNRRLQALQNLFNDSNGMVDAMDVVSSKNAFTNGFHPSKSQSYHNGAGVYRNTSYGNVNSMPAISRRRSFPSRFSNANGGNSVQTGSMKCNNSDTDFQQQQQPQQSVSSVETTDSHTGNQSRYNNYNNKNNSNNNSQVALEITIGAQEAQQQQQQPTVLSTGVDERH; this is translated from the exons ATGACTGAGCCATCATATATGGATACTAAAATAACACATGTTATGAAAAAACTAGAAAACAATAACTCTGAATGCATGAAAAACGTTCCAGAGATTCATGTTGTGGAAGAGGTTGCGAATGAAGTGGTTAAAGAATCTTTGGAAATGGAAGGAGGTTGTGAAAATATTACCCATACTCCAGTAAGAAAGAATTTCGAGAttccaccaccaccgccaccaacACCAGTTCATGACAGGATTTCCACCAAGTGTGCCGAAGATATAAAGCACAATTCTGTattgcaatttaaaattatgcaagAAGCAAAagatgcaataaaaattttggaagaAGATTGCGGAGTAGTAATACAATCTGGAATGAATGATCATTGTGCTGAAGAAGAAATCTCGGAAGATATCAGTAATAATGACACGCTGGCATTAGAAAATACCAGAAAATTAGTAACTGACCGAGAAGACGACCGAACGGCATCTTCAAAG ATGGAACCGCTAGAAAAGGCCAAGGAGGCAATACCTCATTCAAGTATTTTAAAGATATTAGCGGAAGCAGCACCTTCACCCAATGGCGATGAAACGCTAAAAATTCCAATTATTGAAAATGAATCAACGTCGGCAACAGAAGCACCGCTACTACCAACCCTTGCTATAGTTGAATATCGTTCGGCATTTGAAATGTGCGCCAAACAACTTACCGTTGCAGAAGCACGTTCTGCAAGAGTCCATCGTCTATTAGATAAATGTATTAAGACTAATTCACCTGTATATGCTACTGCAATACCATTACCACCACCTTCAAATTCGAATCAGAATTCGGTATCCGCCGAAAATGTGACATTGCATAATGATATTTGCTCTGGCAATAAATCAAAGCAGTTTTCCAAAACTGACACACATAACTACAATCATCATCGAAATGACGATGAGGCTATGCCATTGCATATGCTACCAGCACGTTCCTCCACCCCTTATACTCAACAGACATTGTCTTGTTCTGTTGTTAATTGTGATTTAGCGCTAATTAGCGAACAGGTTAGCCCTTTGAGTGAAACTGACGATGAGAAAGAGCCATTAATAATGAAACTACGACAAATGACTCCACAAACGCAACGTAAATCAAAAAtgctttcaatttcaaaatcaGCACCCGTAATTAGTCAACATTTGGATGAGACCAAACTTTGCAAATCTAAATCATTGGAGAAATCTAATTGTTTCACAAGCTATAGTCGTGCAAGTTTACTTCATATACGCaatgaattattaaatatacatcATTCACATAATAAACATCCTACAAAAAAACGCAGTGTGCCAAATATCGTAGATTGCGATGTCATCGAATTAGAGGCGCGATTACGTCGGCTTAATATTTGGAAACCTGAAACTTTTGAGGAAAACATGAGTGGCCGTAAACATCAGTGGGCACGAAGTAATGACATGATGCctgcattttttaaaaataaaaacatattggaTGAGTCGATTATAAAAAGTCAGCCCCCACAGCCAGAACTTAAG GACTCTGCTATAATAACAAATCAACGTCGTATTGGTAGCGGTAGATTACCCAAAGTTAAATGGGCAAATTCAGTGGGAACCGACAATCCTCAATCCTGCGAAAAAGATGCCAACAATAATACGCCAACTAACAACGATATTTCAAGTAAGCTTAGGCTTCTTAAGCTTTTTGAAACAAGTAAAGTTGATAATATGCGCCATGATAAGAATGCAATTAGACCGGCATTATCAGCACTAACAGGTCTTGGCAAGAATGCAGATCGCGCCGCtacgtcgtcgtcgtcgtcagcTAATACCAATAATGCCAATTATGTAAAGCGTTTAACGTCAGGCTATTTGGTTGTTACGAATTCTAAAGATCGTGTGAAAGAAGATAACGACCACCATCGTTATAAAAATGAGGAACCGGAATGGTTTAGTTGTGGTCCCACTTCGCGTCTAGACACGATTGAATTGTGTGGTTTTGATGATGATGAAGAGCAGCTGGGCAACAAGACGGACCATAATGATAATAAgattttgaatgaaaatgatGATGCCAAAGAAAATCGtaacgaaaatgcaaatatG GCTTTAAAGAACAATACTTCAGCACGAAATTCGCAACAACAGGGCTTCAAGTGTGAATCAAACAATGGCAAAGGAAACAGTAAATCTCTACAAGACAGTGTCGAATTGCAGGAAGAACGAAAATCTATTTCCTTTCAGTATGACAAATTTTCAGGAGGTGCAAACAAAACAATGCAACGTCAGTACGGTGGCGGTAGTGAGA GTGGCAAAAAGACGCACGACCGTATTGAAAAGAATGGCTCATCAACATCGTTGAATGAATTTTTCAAGCAGGCCTTGAATGTACAGCAAtcaactgatcaacagaaacaacaacaaaagcagacacaacaacaccaaaaaacggcattaaattcaaatatgaATTTGGGCGATATCCCTTTGGTGGATGAATTGGAGGCTAAGTGGCGTCGTAATTCTTTGACTGAACATACTCAACATAACAGCAATATTAACatggaaaataaaaactataaatacaaaaattttagtcaCAAACAGAATCAAGATAATATGCAAGACTCAAATAATAATGTATTATtacaaaattctgaaaatttcaaacaattgcTGGGCAAATTGCaaactaataataacaaaaatgtccaaaacaaacaatcaacaacaaacacaacgaaGACAAATGGCAAAGGCGACGGACAGAATTCATCAACAtttcaacaacaaacagcaaatCAATTTTGCAgtgaaaatattactaattttatatttaaacagcagcaatatcaacaacaacaacttttgctTGCAAATTTACATATGAAAGCTATTTTAAGCCGTCCGGAAGCACAATATCTTTTGCTGGGTTTAGCCAAAG gtGATATTTCTAAGCATGGCCTACTTGTTCAACTATCTAATCCGCGTTTGCCGCAACGTGATCGTGAGGCAATAACTGCAGTCCTCACATTCACCTCGACACAGCAAACGCACGGATTACAAACGCAATTTCCACATACACAGCACCAGCAGCAACCAACTTTCCACAATCAACAGACGCATCCATTTGATTCCTTTTCCAATAATATGGTGATAAATCAGttgcaaaatttacaaaatttggcattaGTGCAGCAAACATTGGcagtacaacaacagcaacaacaacatcagcagcagcaacagcaacaacacaatagCAATCAGCGTAATCCATTTGCGTTGCAACCAATGACCACGGAAGAGCTACAAAATCACAccaaattaataatgcaaaatgCATTGGCAAAACGAAAATTTGAAGAGCAACAATCGAATATATTAGGTATGCAAAAGATATTGCAATTAAATGCAGTAGCTACggccgctgctgctgcagctgcaGTGACAGTTAATAAACAGCATCAGCAGCAGCACTCACAGCTACCAAATCAAAATCGTATGCCAACCGGTATAGCAGCAGCAGCTACCGGACATAACGGTAGTCATGTCAATCGTACAAGTGTCGGTAGTGGCAATCGAAGACTGCAAGCATTGCAGAATCTTTTTAACGATTCGAATGGCATGGTCGACGCTATGGATGTAGTATCATCCAAAAATGCGTTCACTAATGGTTTCCATCCATCCAAATCGCAATCTTATCATAATGGCGCTGGCGTCTATCGCAATACGAGCTATGGCAATGTCAATAGCATGCCGGCGATTTCTCGACGACGTTCCTTTCCGAGCAGATTTTCGAATGCGAATGGTGGGAATTCTGTGCAAACAGGTTCCATGAAATGCAATAATTCAGACACAGATttccagcaacagcaacaaccacaacaatcTGTATCGTCAGTAGAGACGACTGACAGCCATACAGGAAATCAGAGTCGttataataattacaacaataaaaataattcaaacaatAATAGTCAGGTAGCGTTGGAGATTACAATTGGCGCACAAGAggcgcagcaacagcaacaacaaccaaccgTACTGtcaacaggtgtcg
- the LOC105221766 gene encoding serine protease inhibitor 27A, with protein sequence MEALKIAYKLERQFLVKFLFVLGATALAYGQDDGFAQDDNVYSWYILDVTRILQNAESNIIVSPSNIRALLKTPPSMNLRFGFDEKTMLGQNVIFAESNMILNNPDTLEWFYDCKIQETSFTDKKKLITSINDWSENIADQTILKSSEMILKEENLQVLILNMLNFKETLQINFKYTLNATFHERPDSTIVLPAVETTEYLKYLDSQILDAKILELPYSNGYFMYIILPHTKQGVNETINNLGYEQLTRIEWMMKERRVNVVMPTFKYHFITDMREHIQKNSAHRFDVDFEPAFGVETKKINIFQTTLVQFDGSGRARVEDYEKVRTTKYERFHVDRPFAFYIKEKSTGRIVCIGKVLNPVQ encoded by the coding sequence ATGGAAGCATTAAAAATTGCATACAAACTAGAGCGGCAATTTCTTGTGAAATTCTTATTTGTTTTGGGTGCGACCGCATTGGCTTACGGACAGGATGATGGATTTGCGCAGGATGACAACGTTTACTCGTGGTATATTTTGGATGTAACGCGAATATTACAAAATGCCGAAAGTAATATTATTGTTTCACCAAGCAATATAAGAGCGCTACTGAAAACACCACCGAGCATGAATTTACGTTTCGGATTCGATGAAAAAACGATGCTAGGACAAAACGTAATATTCGCCGAATCAAATATGATTCTAAATAATCCGGACACTTTAGAATGGTTTTATGATTGCAAAATTCAAGAAACATCTTTCACTGATAAAAAGAAGCTGATTACTAGTATCAACGATTGGTCCGAAAACATAGCGGATCAAACTATTCTTAAATCAAGTGAAATgattttaaaagaagaaaaccTGCaagtattaattttaaatatgctcAATTTTAAGGAGACTTTACagattaatttcaaatatacacTGAATGCTACATTTCATGAAAGACCGGATAGTACAATCGTATTACCAGCTGTGGAAACGACGGAATATTTGAAGTATCTTGATTCGCAAATTTTGGATGCTAAAATATTAGAATTACCTTATAGTAATggttattttatgtatattattctaCCCCATACCAAACAAGGTGTCAACGAAACAATCAATAATCTCGGCTACGAACAGCTTACGCGTATCGAATGGATGATGAAAGAACGGCGTGTGAATGTAGTAATGCCCACATTCAAATATCACTTTATCACGGACATGAGAGAGCATATTCAAAAGAACTCTGCACATCGCTTTGATGTTGATTTTGAACCTGCATTTGGCGTTGAAACAAAgaagataaatattttccaaacaacACTTGTTCAGTTCGATGGAAGCGGAAGAGCTCGAGTGGAAGACTACGAGAAAGTTCGAACAACTAAATATGAAAGATTTCATGTAGATCGGccttttgctttttatattaaagaaaaaagcaCAGGTCGGATAGTATGTATAGGTAAAGTTTTGAATCCAGTGCAATAA
- the LOC105221767 gene encoding U1 small nuclear ribonucleoprotein 70 kDa, with protein MTQYLPPNLLALFAARDPIPYMPPVDKLPHEKKSRGYLGIGGFLSEFEDPKDTPPAKRVETRQERLDRRRREKAEQVAYKLEREIALWDPQEIKNSTEDPFRTLFIARINYDTSESKLRREFEIYGPIKKIVMISDQESGKPKGYAFIEYEHERDMHAAYKHADGKKIDGKRVLVDVERARTVKGWLPRRLGGGLGGTRRGGNDVNIKHSGREDNERERERYRLEREREDRESARLVERNRFGAGDAVRRRSRSRERLRERERERSRRSRSKSRERRRRRAGSREREYDEFEKRDRREKERERDRERERDRDKKKRRSKSRERDSSRERRDKKRERDRRDKERDRGDRDVKERKPDFRDIDIKIKEEPIDDGYPTYPMNSYQTTGIKRESDDDEHEEKFRPPQDMFSVPPPPLTGRGVGENGQNPNDGQQSWWR; from the coding sequence ATGACACAGTATCTGCCGCCGAATCTTTTGGCACTATTTGCCGCACGTGATCCAATACCATATATGCCGCCGGTGGATAAGTTACCACATGAAAAGAAGTCGCGTGGCTATCTTGGTATTGGTGGTTTTCTTAGTGAGTTCGAAGATCCAAAAGATACCCCGCCTGCAAAGCGTGTCGAAACTCGCCAAGAGCGATTGGATCGTCGGCGTCGAGAAAAAGCTGAACAAGTTGCATATAAATTGGAACGAGAAATCGCTCTTTGGGATcctcaagaaataaaaaactcgACAGAAGATCCGTTCCGTACATTGTTCATTGCACGTATAAACTATGACACATCCGAATCGAAATTGAGACGTGAATTTGAGATATACGGACCTATAAAGAAAATTGTTATGATATCAGACCAGGAATCGGGTAAGCCCAAAGGTTACGCATTCATCGAATATGAACATGAAAGAGATATGCATGCTGCTTATAAACATGCTGATGGTAAGAAAATCGATGGTAAACGTGTATTAGTTGATGTTGAGCGAGCACGCACTGTAAAAGGATGGCTACCACGACGCTTGGGTGGTGGTTTAGGAGGAACACGACGAGGTGGTAATGATGTTAATATAAAACATTCTGGTAGGGAAGACAATGAAAGAGAACGAGAGCGTTACCGTCTAGAACGGGAACGTGAGGATCGGGAAAGTGCACGACTTGTCGAGCGTAATCGTTTCGGAGCAGGCGACGCAGTAAGACGACGCTCACGATCTCGTGAAAGACTCCGAGAACGTGAAAGGGAGCGTTCAAGACGTTCGCGAAGCAAATCACGTGAGCGTAGAAGACGACGTGCTGGTAGTCGTGAACGTGAATATGACGAATTTGAGAAACGTGATAGGCGTGAAAAAGAACGAGAACGCGATCGTGAGCGGGAGCGCGACAGGGATAAAAAGAAGagacgatcaaaatcaagggAGCGAGATTCATCTAGGGAGAGACGTGATAAGAAACGTGAACGTGATCGTCGTGACAAGGAGCGTGATCGTGGAGATCGTGATGTCAAAGAACGTAAACCTGATTTCCGTGATATCGACATCAAAATCAAGGAAGAACCAATAGACGACGGTTATCCAACTTATCCCATGAATTCTTatcaaacaactggtataaaacgAGAAAGTGATGACGACGAGCATGAAGAAAAATTCCGGCCACCACAAGATATGTTTAGCGTGCCACCTCCCCCTTTAACTGGACGCGGTGTTGGCGAGAATGGACAGAATCCCAATGATGGTCAACAATCATGGTGGCGTTGA